A section of the Saccopteryx leptura isolate mSacLep1 chromosome 4, mSacLep1_pri_phased_curated, whole genome shotgun sequence genome encodes:
- the HIRIP3 gene encoding HIRA-interacting protein 3 isoform X3, giving the protein MVAAVSPAEERRKRASREAAESSDEGEQWRDLTAQTGLEKEAVKGSCEEEEAEEEKGSAVSKIWKEKSSEEEEDVEKKSKGRTRKKPVTRDKTQWKGGERQSGSGKGGGEDSRRKMKTATKGTGESAEVESRKTANSEAGDSEREVSDSEAGGTPTGKRKNHSRRKSSKTSRTRSSSSSSASGSPAPKDRKVRGKMGWGATIKNKRGPVKILASRKQATKDSEDQEEPAQRVGSKGAKSHQESEKESEGEETLAKKEQNREEEEDWKPRAPSNGGKTSTWEERSEQKKGRAVRVRGDCWDREEEGKAAGSGDTSGEDEEPLVQRMSEDRTQWKGGTRQSGSGKEGGEDSGRKMKPATKGTGESAEVESGKTANSEASDSEREGTDSEAGGTPTGERKKCSRRKSSKTRTRSSSSSSASGSPDPKDRKLFFPAQAGHRRHHRGEDHPAVSRLKRYIWACGARRNYKKLLGSCRSHKERLCVLRAELEALGMKGNPSLEKCRALKEQREEAAEVASLDITNIISCSGRPRRCTAWNPSEVAPPGELYRRTLDSEEECHHPPRPDWSHMRGIISSDGESN; this is encoded by the exons ATGGTGGCAGCAGTCAGTCCGGCAGAGGAGAGGCGGAAGCGAGCCTCAAGGGAAGCAGCTGAGAGCAGTGATGAGGGAGAACAGTGGAGGGACCTTACTGCACAGACTGGGTTAGAGAAGGAGGCTGTGAAGGGGagctgtgaggaggaggaggcggaggaggagaaGGGCTCTGCTGTAAGTAAGATTTGGAAAGAAAAGAgtagtgaggaagaggaggatgtgGAAAAGAAGTCTAAAGGCAGGACTAGGAAGAAACCTGTGACAAGAGACAAGACCCAGTGGAAGGGTGGTGAAAGGCAGAGTGGGAGCGGCAAGGGGGGTGGGGAAGACAGCAGGAGGAAGATGAAAACAGCTACTAAAGGCACTGGAGAGTCAGCCGAAGTGGAAAGTAGAAAGACAGCCAATAGTGAGGCAGGTGACTCAGAGAGAGAGGTAAGTGACAGTGAGGCAGGGGGGACCCCCACGGGGAAGAGGAAGAACCACTCTCGCAGGAAGAGCTCCAAGACAAGCAggacacgaagctcttcctcctcttctgcaaGTGGCAGTCCAGCCCCCAAAgacaggaaggtgagggggaagatggggtggggggccACGATTAAGAACAAGCGGGGACCAGTCAAGATTTTAGCCAGCAGGAAGCAGGCCACAAAGGACAGTGAGGACCAGGAGGAACCTGCCCAGAGGGTGGGAAGCAAAGGAGCTAAAAGCCACCAGGAGAGTGAAaaggagagtgagggggaggagaCCCTAGCCAagaaggaacagaacagagaggaagaggaggactggAAACCCAGAGCTCCAAGCAATGGAGGGAAAACGTCAACTTGGGAGGAGAGGAGTGAACAGAAGAAAGGCAGGGCAGTGCGTGTGCGAGGAGACTGCTGggacagagaagaggaggggaaagcAGCAGGCAGCGGGGACACCAGTGGGGAAGATGAAGAGCCACTAGTACAGAGGATGAGTGAGGACAGGACCCAGTGGAAGGGTGGCACAAGGCAGAGTGGGAGCGGCAAGGAGGGTGGGGAAGACAGTGGGAGGAAGATGAAACCAGCTACTAAAGGCACTGGAGAGTCAGCCGAAGTGGAAAGTGGAAAGACAGCCAATAGTGAGGCAAGTGACTCGGAGAGAGAAGGGACTGACAGTGAGGCAGGGGGGACCCCCAcgggggagaggaagaaatgctCTCGCAGGAAGAGCTCCAAGACAAgaacacgaagctcttcctcctcttctgcaaGCGGCAGTCCGGACCCCAAAgacaggaag CTCTTCTTTCCTGCCCAGGCTGGCCACCGCCGCCACCACCGCGGTGAGGACCACCCTGCTGTGAGCAGGCTAAAGCGCTACATTTGGGCCTGTGGGGCCCGTCGCAACTACAAGAAGCTGCTGGGCTCCTGCCGATCACACAAGGAGCGCCTGTGCGTCCTCCGGGCAGAGCTGGAAGCTCTGGGCATGAAGG GTAACccttctttagagaagtgtcggGCCCTGAAGGAGCAGCGTGAGGAGGCCGCGGAGGTCGCTTCCTTGGACATCACTAACATTATCAGCTGTTCAG GTCGGCCCCGCAGATGCACAGCCTGGAACCCTTCAGAAGTAGCCCCCCCTGGGGAGCTGTACCGCCGGACCCTGGACTCAGAGGAAGAATGCCACCACCCCCCACGCCCAGACTGGTCACATATGCGTGGCATCATCAGCAGTGATGGCGAGAGTAACTGA
- the HIRIP3 gene encoding HIRA-interacting protein 3 isoform X1, with amino-acid sequence MARENEMRKFTRSFFRGRPDLSTLTHSIVRRRFLSHTGRDHLDPEEKQTLKRLVEKELVKMQMGEAGARQEGLDLVKRAKRPATPCSDSERKRFRLNSESECSDAASSPDYFSPPAKNGMVAAVSPAEERRKRASREAAESSDEGEQWRDLTAQTGLEKEAVKGSCEEEEAEEEKGSAVSKIWKEKSSEEEEDVEKKSKGRTRKKPVTRDKTQWKGGERQSGSGKGGGEDSRRKMKTATKGTGESAEVESRKTANSEAGDSEREVSDSEAGGTPTGKRKNHSRRKSSKTSRTRSSSSSSASGSPAPKDRKVRGKMGWGATIKNKRGPVKILASRKQATKDSEDQEEPAQRVGSKGAKSHQESEKESEGEETLAKKEQNREEEEDWKPRAPSNGGKTSTWEERSEQKKGRAVRVRGDCWDREEEGKAAGSGDTSGEDEEPLVQRMSEDRTQWKGGTRQSGSGKEGGEDSGRKMKPATKGTGESAEVESGKTANSEASDSEREGTDSEAGGTPTGERKKCSRRKSSKTRTRSSSSSSASGSPDPKDRKLFFPAQAGHRRHHRGEDHPAVSRLKRYIWACGARRNYKKLLGSCRSHKERLCVLRAELEALGMKGNPSLEKCRALKEQREEAAEVASLDITNIISCSGRPRRCTAWNPSEVAPPGELYRRTLDSEEECHHPPRPDWSHMRGIISSDGESN; translated from the exons ATGGCGCGGGAGAACGAGATGCGGAAATTCACCCGTAGTTTCTTCCGAGGCCGCCCGGACCTCAG CACGCTAACGCACTCCATCGTGCGGCGGAGGTTCTTGTCTCACACCGGCCGCGACCACCTGGATCCCGAGGAGAAACAGACTCTGAAGCGGCTGGTGGAGAAAGAGCTGGTGAAGATGCAG ATGGGTGAAGCGGGTGCCAGACAAGAAGGGCTAGACCTTGTCAAGAGGGCAAAGAGGCCTGCCACACCCTGCAgtgactcagagagaaaaagatttcGTTTGAATTCGGAGTCAG AATGCAGCGATGCAGCCTCCAGTCCAGACTACTTCAGCCCCCCAGCAAAGAATGGGATGGTGGCAGCAGTCAGTCCGGCAGAGGAGAGGCGGAAGCGAGCCTCAAGGGAAGCAGCTGAGAGCAGTGATGAGGGAGAACAGTGGAGGGACCTTACTGCACAGACTGGGTTAGAGAAGGAGGCTGTGAAGGGGagctgtgaggaggaggaggcggaggaggagaaGGGCTCTGCTGTAAGTAAGATTTGGAAAGAAAAGAgtagtgaggaagaggaggatgtgGAAAAGAAGTCTAAAGGCAGGACTAGGAAGAAACCTGTGACAAGAGACAAGACCCAGTGGAAGGGTGGTGAAAGGCAGAGTGGGAGCGGCAAGGGGGGTGGGGAAGACAGCAGGAGGAAGATGAAAACAGCTACTAAAGGCACTGGAGAGTCAGCCGAAGTGGAAAGTAGAAAGACAGCCAATAGTGAGGCAGGTGACTCAGAGAGAGAGGTAAGTGACAGTGAGGCAGGGGGGACCCCCACGGGGAAGAGGAAGAACCACTCTCGCAGGAAGAGCTCCAAGACAAGCAggacacgaagctcttcctcctcttctgcaaGTGGCAGTCCAGCCCCCAAAgacaggaaggtgagggggaagatggggtggggggccACGATTAAGAACAAGCGGGGACCAGTCAAGATTTTAGCCAGCAGGAAGCAGGCCACAAAGGACAGTGAGGACCAGGAGGAACCTGCCCAGAGGGTGGGAAGCAAAGGAGCTAAAAGCCACCAGGAGAGTGAAaaggagagtgagggggaggagaCCCTAGCCAagaaggaacagaacagagaggaagaggaggactggAAACCCAGAGCTCCAAGCAATGGAGGGAAAACGTCAACTTGGGAGGAGAGGAGTGAACAGAAGAAAGGCAGGGCAGTGCGTGTGCGAGGAGACTGCTGggacagagaagaggaggggaaagcAGCAGGCAGCGGGGACACCAGTGGGGAAGATGAAGAGCCACTAGTACAGAGGATGAGTGAGGACAGGACCCAGTGGAAGGGTGGCACAAGGCAGAGTGGGAGCGGCAAGGAGGGTGGGGAAGACAGTGGGAGGAAGATGAAACCAGCTACTAAAGGCACTGGAGAGTCAGCCGAAGTGGAAAGTGGAAAGACAGCCAATAGTGAGGCAAGTGACTCGGAGAGAGAAGGGACTGACAGTGAGGCAGGGGGGACCCCCAcgggggagaggaagaaatgctCTCGCAGGAAGAGCTCCAAGACAAgaacacgaagctcttcctcctcttctgcaaGCGGCAGTCCGGACCCCAAAgacaggaag CTCTTCTTTCCTGCCCAGGCTGGCCACCGCCGCCACCACCGCGGTGAGGACCACCCTGCTGTGAGCAGGCTAAAGCGCTACATTTGGGCCTGTGGGGCCCGTCGCAACTACAAGAAGCTGCTGGGCTCCTGCCGATCACACAAGGAGCGCCTGTGCGTCCTCCGGGCAGAGCTGGAAGCTCTGGGCATGAAGG GTAACccttctttagagaagtgtcggGCCCTGAAGGAGCAGCGTGAGGAGGCCGCGGAGGTCGCTTCCTTGGACATCACTAACATTATCAGCTGTTCAG GTCGGCCCCGCAGATGCACAGCCTGGAACCCTTCAGAAGTAGCCCCCCCTGGGGAGCTGTACCGCCGGACCCTGGACTCAGAGGAAGAATGCCACCACCCCCCACGCCCAGACTGGTCACATATGCGTGGCATCATCAGCAGTGATGGCGAGAGTAACTGA
- the HIRIP3 gene encoding HIRA-interacting protein 3 isoform X2 codes for MARENEMRKFTRSFFRGRPDLSTLTHSIVRRRFLSHTGRDHLDPEEKQTLKRLVEKELVKMQMGEAGARQEGLDLVKRAKRPATPCSDSERKRFRLNSESECSDAASSPDYFSPPAKNGMVAAVSPAEERRKRASREAAESSDEGEQWRDLTAQTGLEKEAVKGSCEEEEAEEEKGSAVSKIWKEKSSEEEEDVEKKSKGRTRKKPVTRDKTQWKGGERQSGSGKGGGEDSRRKMKTATKGTGESAEVESRKTANSEAGDSEREVSDSEAGGTPTGKRKNHSRRKSSKTSRTRSSSSSSASGSPAPKDRKVRGKMGWGATIKNKRGPVKILASRKQATKDSEDQEEPAQRVGSKGAKSHQESEKESEGEETLAKKEQNREEEEDWKPRAPSNGGKTSTWEERSEQKKGRAVRVRGDCWDREEEGKAAGSGDTSGEDEEPLVQRMSEDRTQWKGGTRQSGSGKEGGEDSGRKMKPATKGTGESAEVESGKTANSEASDSEREGTDSEAGGTPTGERKKCSRRKSSKTRTRSSSSSSASGSPDPKDRKAGHRRHHRGEDHPAVSRLKRYIWACGARRNYKKLLGSCRSHKERLCVLRAELEALGMKGNPSLEKCRALKEQREEAAEVASLDITNIISCSGRPRRCTAWNPSEVAPPGELYRRTLDSEEECHHPPRPDWSHMRGIISSDGESN; via the exons ATGGCGCGGGAGAACGAGATGCGGAAATTCACCCGTAGTTTCTTCCGAGGCCGCCCGGACCTCAG CACGCTAACGCACTCCATCGTGCGGCGGAGGTTCTTGTCTCACACCGGCCGCGACCACCTGGATCCCGAGGAGAAACAGACTCTGAAGCGGCTGGTGGAGAAAGAGCTGGTGAAGATGCAG ATGGGTGAAGCGGGTGCCAGACAAGAAGGGCTAGACCTTGTCAAGAGGGCAAAGAGGCCTGCCACACCCTGCAgtgactcagagagaaaaagatttcGTTTGAATTCGGAGTCAG AATGCAGCGATGCAGCCTCCAGTCCAGACTACTTCAGCCCCCCAGCAAAGAATGGGATGGTGGCAGCAGTCAGTCCGGCAGAGGAGAGGCGGAAGCGAGCCTCAAGGGAAGCAGCTGAGAGCAGTGATGAGGGAGAACAGTGGAGGGACCTTACTGCACAGACTGGGTTAGAGAAGGAGGCTGTGAAGGGGagctgtgaggaggaggaggcggaggaggagaaGGGCTCTGCTGTAAGTAAGATTTGGAAAGAAAAGAgtagtgaggaagaggaggatgtgGAAAAGAAGTCTAAAGGCAGGACTAGGAAGAAACCTGTGACAAGAGACAAGACCCAGTGGAAGGGTGGTGAAAGGCAGAGTGGGAGCGGCAAGGGGGGTGGGGAAGACAGCAGGAGGAAGATGAAAACAGCTACTAAAGGCACTGGAGAGTCAGCCGAAGTGGAAAGTAGAAAGACAGCCAATAGTGAGGCAGGTGACTCAGAGAGAGAGGTAAGTGACAGTGAGGCAGGGGGGACCCCCACGGGGAAGAGGAAGAACCACTCTCGCAGGAAGAGCTCCAAGACAAGCAggacacgaagctcttcctcctcttctgcaaGTGGCAGTCCAGCCCCCAAAgacaggaaggtgagggggaagatggggtggggggccACGATTAAGAACAAGCGGGGACCAGTCAAGATTTTAGCCAGCAGGAAGCAGGCCACAAAGGACAGTGAGGACCAGGAGGAACCTGCCCAGAGGGTGGGAAGCAAAGGAGCTAAAAGCCACCAGGAGAGTGAAaaggagagtgagggggaggagaCCCTAGCCAagaaggaacagaacagagaggaagaggaggactggAAACCCAGAGCTCCAAGCAATGGAGGGAAAACGTCAACTTGGGAGGAGAGGAGTGAACAGAAGAAAGGCAGGGCAGTGCGTGTGCGAGGAGACTGCTGggacagagaagaggaggggaaagcAGCAGGCAGCGGGGACACCAGTGGGGAAGATGAAGAGCCACTAGTACAGAGGATGAGTGAGGACAGGACCCAGTGGAAGGGTGGCACAAGGCAGAGTGGGAGCGGCAAGGAGGGTGGGGAAGACAGTGGGAGGAAGATGAAACCAGCTACTAAAGGCACTGGAGAGTCAGCCGAAGTGGAAAGTGGAAAGACAGCCAATAGTGAGGCAAGTGACTCGGAGAGAGAAGGGACTGACAGTGAGGCAGGGGGGACCCCCAcgggggagaggaagaaatgctCTCGCAGGAAGAGCTCCAAGACAAgaacacgaagctcttcctcctcttctgcaaGCGGCAGTCCGGACCCCAAAgacaggaag GCTGGCCACCGCCGCCACCACCGCGGTGAGGACCACCCTGCTGTGAGCAGGCTAAAGCGCTACATTTGGGCCTGTGGGGCCCGTCGCAACTACAAGAAGCTGCTGGGCTCCTGCCGATCACACAAGGAGCGCCTGTGCGTCCTCCGGGCAGAGCTGGAAGCTCTGGGCATGAAGG GTAACccttctttagagaagtgtcggGCCCTGAAGGAGCAGCGTGAGGAGGCCGCGGAGGTCGCTTCCTTGGACATCACTAACATTATCAGCTGTTCAG GTCGGCCCCGCAGATGCACAGCCTGGAACCCTTCAGAAGTAGCCCCCCCTGGGGAGCTGTACCGCCGGACCCTGGACTCAGAGGAAGAATGCCACCACCCCCCACGCCCAGACTGGTCACATATGCGTGGCATCATCAGCAGTGATGGCGAGAGTAACTGA
- the HIRIP3 gene encoding HIRA-interacting protein 3 isoform X5, whose protein sequence is MARENEMRKFTRSFFRGRPDLSTLTHSIVRRRFLSHTGRDHLDPEEKQTLKRLVEKELVKMQMGEAGARQEGLDLVKRAKRPATPCSDSERKRFRLNSESECSDAASSPDYFSPPAKNGMVAAVSPAEERRKRASREAAESSDEGEQWRDLTAQTGLEKEAVKGSCEEEEAEEEKGSAVSKIWKEKSSEEEEDVEKKSKGRTRKKPVTRDKTQWKGGERQSGSGKGGGEDSRRKMKTATKGTGESAEVESRKTANSEAGDSEREVSDSEAGGTPTGKRKNHSRRKSSKTSRTRSSSSSSASGSPAPKDRKAGHRRHHRGEDHPAVSRLKRYIWACGARRNYKKLLGSCRSHKERLCVLRAELEALGMKGNPSLEKCRALKEQREEAAEVASLDITNIISCSGRPRRCTAWNPSEVAPPGELYRRTLDSEEECHHPPRPDWSHMRGIISSDGESN, encoded by the exons ATGGCGCGGGAGAACGAGATGCGGAAATTCACCCGTAGTTTCTTCCGAGGCCGCCCGGACCTCAG CACGCTAACGCACTCCATCGTGCGGCGGAGGTTCTTGTCTCACACCGGCCGCGACCACCTGGATCCCGAGGAGAAACAGACTCTGAAGCGGCTGGTGGAGAAAGAGCTGGTGAAGATGCAG ATGGGTGAAGCGGGTGCCAGACAAGAAGGGCTAGACCTTGTCAAGAGGGCAAAGAGGCCTGCCACACCCTGCAgtgactcagagagaaaaagatttcGTTTGAATTCGGAGTCAG AATGCAGCGATGCAGCCTCCAGTCCAGACTACTTCAGCCCCCCAGCAAAGAATGGGATGGTGGCAGCAGTCAGTCCGGCAGAGGAGAGGCGGAAGCGAGCCTCAAGGGAAGCAGCTGAGAGCAGTGATGAGGGAGAACAGTGGAGGGACCTTACTGCACAGACTGGGTTAGAGAAGGAGGCTGTGAAGGGGagctgtgaggaggaggaggcggaggaggagaaGGGCTCTGCTGTAAGTAAGATTTGGAAAGAAAAGAgtagtgaggaagaggaggatgtgGAAAAGAAGTCTAAAGGCAGGACTAGGAAGAAACCTGTGACAAGAGACAAGACCCAGTGGAAGGGTGGTGAAAGGCAGAGTGGGAGCGGCAAGGGGGGTGGGGAAGACAGCAGGAGGAAGATGAAAACAGCTACTAAAGGCACTGGAGAGTCAGCCGAAGTGGAAAGTAGAAAGACAGCCAATAGTGAGGCAGGTGACTCAGAGAGAGAGGTAAGTGACAGTGAGGCAGGGGGGACCCCCACGGGGAAGAGGAAGAACCACTCTCGCAGGAAGAGCTCCAAGACAAGCAggacacgaagctcttcctcctcttctgcaaGTGGCAGTCCAGCCCCCAAAgacaggaag GCTGGCCACCGCCGCCACCACCGCGGTGAGGACCACCCTGCTGTGAGCAGGCTAAAGCGCTACATTTGGGCCTGTGGGGCCCGTCGCAACTACAAGAAGCTGCTGGGCTCCTGCCGATCACACAAGGAGCGCCTGTGCGTCCTCCGGGCAGAGCTGGAAGCTCTGGGCATGAAGG GTAACccttctttagagaagtgtcggGCCCTGAAGGAGCAGCGTGAGGAGGCCGCGGAGGTCGCTTCCTTGGACATCACTAACATTATCAGCTGTTCAG GTCGGCCCCGCAGATGCACAGCCTGGAACCCTTCAGAAGTAGCCCCCCCTGGGGAGCTGTACCGCCGGACCCTGGACTCAGAGGAAGAATGCCACCACCCCCCACGCCCAGACTGGTCACATATGCGTGGCATCATCAGCAGTGATGGCGAGAGTAACTGA
- the HIRIP3 gene encoding HIRA-interacting protein 3 isoform X4 produces MARENEMRKFTRSFFRGRPDLSTLTHSIVRRRFLSHTGRDHLDPEEKQTLKRLVEKELVKMQMGEAGARQEGLDLVKRAKRPATPCSDSERKRFRLNSESECSDAASSPDYFSPPAKNGMVAAVSPAEERRKRASREAAESSDEGEQWRDLTAQTGLEKEAVKGSCEEEEAEEEKGSAVSKIWKEKSSEEEEDVEKKSKGRTRKKPVTRDKTQWKGGERQSGSGKGGGEDSRRKMKTATKGTGESAEVESRKTANSEAGDSEREVSDSEAGGTPTGKRKNHSRRKSSKTSRTRSSSSSSASGSPAPKDRKLFFPAQAGHRRHHRGEDHPAVSRLKRYIWACGARRNYKKLLGSCRSHKERLCVLRAELEALGMKGNPSLEKCRALKEQREEAAEVASLDITNIISCSGRPRRCTAWNPSEVAPPGELYRRTLDSEEECHHPPRPDWSHMRGIISSDGESN; encoded by the exons ATGGCGCGGGAGAACGAGATGCGGAAATTCACCCGTAGTTTCTTCCGAGGCCGCCCGGACCTCAG CACGCTAACGCACTCCATCGTGCGGCGGAGGTTCTTGTCTCACACCGGCCGCGACCACCTGGATCCCGAGGAGAAACAGACTCTGAAGCGGCTGGTGGAGAAAGAGCTGGTGAAGATGCAG ATGGGTGAAGCGGGTGCCAGACAAGAAGGGCTAGACCTTGTCAAGAGGGCAAAGAGGCCTGCCACACCCTGCAgtgactcagagagaaaaagatttcGTTTGAATTCGGAGTCAG AATGCAGCGATGCAGCCTCCAGTCCAGACTACTTCAGCCCCCCAGCAAAGAATGGGATGGTGGCAGCAGTCAGTCCGGCAGAGGAGAGGCGGAAGCGAGCCTCAAGGGAAGCAGCTGAGAGCAGTGATGAGGGAGAACAGTGGAGGGACCTTACTGCACAGACTGGGTTAGAGAAGGAGGCTGTGAAGGGGagctgtgaggaggaggaggcggaggaggagaaGGGCTCTGCTGTAAGTAAGATTTGGAAAGAAAAGAgtagtgaggaagaggaggatgtgGAAAAGAAGTCTAAAGGCAGGACTAGGAAGAAACCTGTGACAAGAGACAAGACCCAGTGGAAGGGTGGTGAAAGGCAGAGTGGGAGCGGCAAGGGGGGTGGGGAAGACAGCAGGAGGAAGATGAAAACAGCTACTAAAGGCACTGGAGAGTCAGCCGAAGTGGAAAGTAGAAAGACAGCCAATAGTGAGGCAGGTGACTCAGAGAGAGAGGTAAGTGACAGTGAGGCAGGGGGGACCCCCACGGGGAAGAGGAAGAACCACTCTCGCAGGAAGAGCTCCAAGACAAGCAggacacgaagctcttcctcctcttctgcaaGTGGCAGTCCAGCCCCCAAAgacaggaag CTCTTCTTTCCTGCCCAGGCTGGCCACCGCCGCCACCACCGCGGTGAGGACCACCCTGCTGTGAGCAGGCTAAAGCGCTACATTTGGGCCTGTGGGGCCCGTCGCAACTACAAGAAGCTGCTGGGCTCCTGCCGATCACACAAGGAGCGCCTGTGCGTCCTCCGGGCAGAGCTGGAAGCTCTGGGCATGAAGG GTAACccttctttagagaagtgtcggGCCCTGAAGGAGCAGCGTGAGGAGGCCGCGGAGGTCGCTTCCTTGGACATCACTAACATTATCAGCTGTTCAG GTCGGCCCCGCAGATGCACAGCCTGGAACCCTTCAGAAGTAGCCCCCCCTGGGGAGCTGTACCGCCGGACCCTGGACTCAGAGGAAGAATGCCACCACCCCCCACGCCCAGACTGGTCACATATGCGTGGCATCATCAGCAGTGATGGCGAGAGTAACTGA